The sequence below is a genomic window from Deltaproteobacteria bacterium.
GTGCCTGTTAGTCTTTGTCCTCATGGTACTGGGAACCTTGCTCTACCCGCTGATGCTCTCGACCGTGCATAACTTCGCCTGGGGACCGCCATTGGCGGGCTATCTTGGCGTCGTCCTCCTGGGAGCCACCTTCATTGCTTGTGGCACCTTTATCTCCTCGCTGACCGAGAACCAAGTCGTTTGCGCCATGTCCACCTATGGCGTCTTAGTATTCTTCTGGTTCCTGACGTGGAACGAGGAAGCGGTCGGTCCGCAGTTGATCGGTACGATCAGCCGCTTCTCGCTCTTCGACCGGTTCGAGGATTTCTCGAAAGGTGTCATCAATTCGCAAGATGTGGTCTTCTTTCTGCTAGTAACATCGTTCTTTTTATACCTTACTTTGCAATCTTTGGAGTCGCGGAAATGGCGCGGGACGCGATAGTGCCTTCTTCACAAGCGGAAGTCGGTTGGCTGAGCCGCGAATCGACCAAGCGGTTCGTCTTACTCGGGTTGGAGATTGTCTTTCTCCTGGTGCTCGTCGTTGCGATTGAGGCGTTGGTCACCCGCGCGAACATGCGCTTCGATCTCACACCGGAAAAAAAATATAGCCTTTCGGCGTTGACCTCACAGGCCTTACATGCCCTGAATAAACCCATACAGGCAACGGTGTTCTACCGGCGCGGGGATCGAGATAAACATAGCGAACTCCTCGACTTGATGGTGCAAGAGACGCCGCTTTTCTCGTATCAGCTCTTCGATCTTGATCGTGCCCCGGGGCTGGCACAACGCTATGGAGTTACTGCTTATGGGGCGACCGTTGTCGAGACCGAGGACAATCGTCTCACCCTTCCCCTGGCGGATGAGGAACGCTTGCTGAACGCGCTCTTACGAGTCGTGCAGTCGGAGAAGACCCTCTATTTTCTGGTCGGCCACGGTGAGAACGATCCGGTCGATGCCGAGGAACGATCCGGGTATGGCGTTTTGAGGAAGGTGCTGGAGACCGAAAATTATCGTGTGCGTCCGCTCCCGTTATTGACGGCACGTCAAGTTCCTCCGGATGCCAATCTGGTGATCGTTAGTGGTCCGAAAGGAGAGCTGAGCCCCGGGGAACTCGAGGCCTTGACCGCCTACCTTCAGGCCGGCGGCCATATCATCTTCATGCTCGATCCTTATACGGTCCCGGCTCTTTCCGTATACTTGGCGCAGTTCGGGTTCAAAATGGAAGAGACCGTTGTTGTCGACGACCAGAATCAGGTCGCGGGTGGTGAACCCTTGATGCCTATGATCGCGAATTTTTCCAAAGAGGTTTTCCCCCGCCAGCCGCGAGGCGAGCCCATGCTGCCGGTGGTGCAGCCGGTGCGGGTCCAAGACGGCAAAGCCCAACCTTTTGCATTCTCCAGCGACACAAGTTGGATCGTAAAAAGCAAGGAACGTGCGGAACGGAACGAACTGACGTTTAAGACTGGCGAGGACGAACGCGGCCCGTTTCCCGTGGCTGCGGTGGCGTCCGTCGGCGAAGGGGAAAAAGCCGGGAAAGTTGTGGTGTTGGGCGACTCGGACTTTGTGAATAATTTCTACGTGCGCGTGCCTGGAAACGTCGATTTCTTCATGAACACCGTCAGTTGGCTCGTTGGCCGGCAGGAGCTGATATCGCTGGGGCGTGCGCCGAATGCGCCGATCTCCAAACGTGGCTCCACGCCTCGGCAAAGCTTATACATGACGGCAGGACAATCGCGTCTTTTCTTTTGGGTGATGGTGGTGCTCGAACCGGCACTGGTGTTTCTGCTCGGCATGGTGGTATTCGCTCGTCGGAGGCAAAAAGGATGAGTGCGGAAATGCGCCGCGTTGTGATTCTCGGACTCTTAGCCTGCATCCTTGGCGGCTATGCCTACGTCACAACGCCTGAGAAAAAGACCCTAGGGGCAGACGCGGCAAAGAAGACCGAGCGCCCGGTGCTCGATTTTCTTTCGGACAAGGTGACGCAGCTCACCGTTGCTTTCGAGGGGAAGCAACTGGTTTGTCAGCGAACCCCACAGGGATGGGTGGAACCGTCGAGTGGTGCCCCCTTGCGTCAAGATGCGGTCGATGACTTTCTTGCCAATCTGCACAAACTGCTACATTTGGGCGAAGTCGAGGGAGATGACAGACTAGGCGAGGATTTTGGTTTGAAACCCCCGGTTGCCCGTGTGTCGCTCCAAATCGAAGGCGAAAGCCCGCGGACTTTAGCGCTGGGAAAGAATAACCCCGTGCAGTCCAGCCTCTATGCTCAGGTCAACGAGGCACCTCAGATTGTGTTGGTCGGCTCTGTTATCGTCTGGGACATGCGCAAGCTTTTCTCTGCAGCGGGTCCGACTGGCTAGCCGAGCAAAACAAACAGAGATAGAGAGTTGAGACAGAGAAAAAATCTGGCTCTTTCTCCCTTCTCTAGCTCTATCTAATTTCCCCTTTACTCCCCTGGTCTTCTCGTATAGCTTCCCTCTGCCTCTGACGCGCTGGGCGCGGAGAATCGAAGACGTTTGGAAAGAGGGGGAGACATGGACGGACACCCGAGGAGCCGAGTTCGTTGGTGGCGGTGGGCGGGTCTGAGCCTCGCAGTTGTTATGTTTCTGGCGCCGACGCGTGCCAGTGCGATTTTTCTCGATACAGCGGAAACCTTGCGGTTCAATGGCAGAGTCTACAACCGTACCGGGTTCGCGACGCAAAGTGCGGCGGACAACACGCGCTTGCGCACGCCTTTTAACGACTGGAACATGCTGCAAAACCGTACCTTCATCCAGATGGAGTTACGGCACAACCTCACTGAGCTGATCCACGGACGCTACGAGGGGAGGCTGTCTTTCTTGCAGGTCCCGCTTGCGCCGTTGCGACTGCTCGATCCCGACGACATGGACTACTTCGTGACCTATCGTGGGGAGTACGATGGCGTGTGGGACTATGGGCCGGACGTGTTTAGCGAGAGGTTCGTGCATAACTCTGCCGGCGATAAGCTCCATACGCGCCAACGACTGCGGCACCGGCATCGCTTATTCGAAGCCTATGTGGATTACACCAAAGGACCCTTGTTTCTGCGCATCGGTCGCCAGAATCTCTCCTGGGGCGAAACCGACGTCTTTCGGCTTTTAGATCAAATCAATCCTTTGGACGCCAGTTTCGGCGGTTTTCTCG
It includes:
- a CDS encoding ABC transporter permease subunit produces the protein MKSLCVFKKELRLYFGSFIAYSLATAFLLLTGYFFYTDMVFYDLFGDFMDITASLWAYYFQDVRFVTLLILPLLTMRLFAEEKKLGTLELLWTYPLKDLQIVLGKFLACLLVFVLMVLGTLLYPLMLSTVHNFAWGPPLAGYLGVVLLGATFIACGTFISSLTENQVVCAMSTYGVLVFFWFLTWNEEAVGPQLIGTISRFSLFDRFEDFSKGVINSQDVVFFLLVTSFFLYLTLQSLESRKWRGTR
- a CDS encoding Gldg family protein; amino-acid sequence: MARDAIVPSSQAEVGWLSRESTKRFVLLGLEIVFLLVLVVAIEALVTRANMRFDLTPEKKYSLSALTSQALHALNKPIQATVFYRRGDRDKHSELLDLMVQETPLFSYQLFDLDRAPGLAQRYGVTAYGATVVETEDNRLTLPLADEERLLNALLRVVQSEKTLYFLVGHGENDPVDAEERSGYGVLRKVLETENYRVRPLPLLTARQVPPDANLVIVSGPKGELSPGELEALTAYLQAGGHIIFMLDPYTVPALSVYLAQFGFKMEETVVVDDQNQVAGGEPLMPMIANFSKEVFPRQPRGEPMLPVVQPVRVQDGKAQPFAFSSDTSWIVKSKERAERNELTFKTGEDERGPFPVAAVASVGEGEKAGKVVVLGDSDFVNNFYVRVPGNVDFFMNTVSWLVGRQELISLGRAPNAPISKRGSTPRQSLYMTAGQSRLFFWVMVVLEPALVFLLGMVVFARRRQKG
- a CDS encoding DUF4340 domain-containing protein, giving the protein MRRVVILGLLACILGGYAYVTTPEKKTLGADAAKKTERPVLDFLSDKVTQLTVAFEGKQLVCQRTPQGWVEPSSGAPLRQDAVDDFLANLHKLLHLGEVEGDDRLGEDFGLKPPVARVSLQIEGESPRTLALGKNNPVQSSLYAQVNEAPQIVLVGSVIVWDMRKLFSAAGPTG